The Halobacterium hubeiense genome contains the following window.
CTCCGAGGACTTCCCAGAGGTCCGGCAGTGGGCCGTCGACGTCCTCGACGAGGAGACCGAACTGCAGGAGATCGTCCAGCTCGTCGGCAAGGACGCGCTGCCGGACGACCAGCAGCTCACCCTCGAGGTGGCCCGCTACCTCCGCGAGGCGTGGCTCCAGCAGAACGCGCTCCACGACGTCGACACCAACTGTGAGCCCGCGAAGACGTACAAGATGCTCACGGCCATCAAGACGTTCAACGACGAGGCCTTCGACGCGCTCGAAGCCGGCGTCCCGGTCGACGAGATTCAGAACGTCGACGCGGCGCCGCGGCTCAACCGCATGGGCGTCCAGGAAGACTGGGACGAGTACATCGAGGAGCTGAAAGACGACCTCAGCGAGCAACTACGGGACCTCTACTAATGAAAGAGTACAAGACAATCTCGGAAGTCAGCGGCCCGCTGGTGTACGTCGACATCGACGAGCCGGTGGCCTACGACGAGATGGTGGAAATCGAGACGCCCGACGGCGAAGTCAAGCGCGGTCAGGTGCTCGAGTCCAGCGACGAGTTCGTCGCGATTCAGGTCTTCGAGGGCACCGAGGGCATCGGGCAGGACGCCTCGGTGCGGTTCCTCGGCGAGACCCTGAAGATGCCCGTGACCGAGGACCTCCTCGGTCGCGTCCTCGACGGCTCCGGCCAGCCCATCGACGGCGGCCCGGACATCGTGCCCGACGAGCGCCGCGACATCGTCGGCGAAGCGATCAACCCCCACGCCCGGGAGTACCCCGAGGAGTTCATCCAGACGGGCGTCTCGGCCATCGACGGCATGAACACGCTCGTGCGCGGGCAGAAGCTCCCCATCTTCTCGGCGTCCGGCCTGCCTCACAGCGACCTCGCGCTCCAGATTGCGCGACAGGCCTCCGTCCCGGAGGAAGACGAGGGCGACGACGAGGACAGCGAGTTCGCGGTCGTCTTCGGCGCGATGGGCATCACGGCCGAGGAGGCCAACGAGTTCATGGACGACTTCGAGCGCACCGGCGCGCTCGAACGCAGCGTCGTCTTCATGAACCTCGCGGACGACCCCGCCGTCGAGCGGACGGTCACGCCGCGGATGGCGCTGACCACGGCGGAGTACCTCGCCTTCGAGAAGGACTACCACGTCCTCGTCATCCTGACGGACATGACCAACTACTGCGAGGCGCTCCGCGAAATCGGCGCGGCCCGCGAGGAGGTCCCCGGCCGCCGTGGCTACCCCGGGTACATGTACACGGACCTGGCGCAGCTCTACGAGCGCGCCGGCCGCATCGAGGGTCAGGACGGGTCTATCACCCAGATCCCCATCCTCACGATGCCGGGCGACGACGACACCCACCCGATTCCGGACCTCACGGGGTACATCACCGAGGGACAGATCATGATGGACCGCGACTTGGACAGTCAGGGCGTGACGCCGCCCGTGAACGTCCTCCCGAGCCTCTCGCGGCTGATGGACGACGGCATCGGTGAGGGCTTCACGCGCGAGGACCACGGCGACGTCTCCGACCAGCTGTACGCGGCGTACGCGGAGGGTGAGGACCTCCGCGACCTCGTGAACATCGTCGGCCGCGAAGCGCTGTCCGAGCGCGACAACCTCTACCTGGACTTCGCGGACCGCTTCGAGGACGAGTTCGTCGACCAGGGCTTCGACACGAACCGCAGCGTCGAGGAGACGCTGGACATCGGCTGGGAACTGCTCAGCCTCTTCCCGAAGGAGGAGCTCAACCGCGTCGACGAAGAGCTCATCGAGCAGTACTACGTCGAGGACGAGGCCGAGGCCGAAGAGGCCGCGGCCGCCGACTAACCGCCGCGCTCGCGGCGTGCCGTCCACGAATCTTTTGGAACCGCGCGCGAACGACCAGCCGTGCGTGTGCACGGACGAGAGGGCGCCCTGATGGCGACGTACCTCCAGTTCCTCGCCGCGTTCGTCGCGCCGCCACTGGCCGCGCTCGCCGTGCTTCGCTGGCGTGACCGCCGCGACGAGTGGTGGTCGCTTGTCGGCGTCGGCATCCTCCTCGTGCTCGCGCTGGCGTACACGACGCCGTGGGATAACTACCTGATTCGCCGCGGCGTCTGGACGTACGGCGCCGACGCGGTGGTGGCGACGCTGTGGCTCGCGCCAATCGAGGAGTACGCGTTCGTGGCGATGCAGACCATCGTCGCGGGGCTGTGGGTGCAACGCGTCGCCGACTCGCCGGACCCGGAGTTCACGCCCGCAAGGCGGGACGCCGCAGCCGGCGCGCTCGCCGGCCTCGCCGTCACGGCCGCCGGCATCGCGTTCCTCGGGACGGCGAGCACGTTCTACCTCGGCGCGATTCTCGCGTGGGCCGGCCCCGTCCTCGCACTCCAGTGGGGCGTGGGCTGGCGGTACCTGCTCGCGCGCTCCCGCACCGTCGCCGTCGGCGTCGGCGCGCCGACGCTGTACTTCGCCACCGCGGACCGCGTCGCGCTCGCGGACGGCATCTGGACGATTTCGACGGAGTACGCCACGGGGGTCGCCGTCGCGGGTCTCCCAATCGAGGAGGGCGCGTTCTTCCTCGTGACGAACCTCTTCGTCGTGCAGGGGCTGGTGTTGTTCGACTGGGTGGTCGCTCGATGGGCGTGACCCGACTCGACGAGCGCGTTCGCCGCACGCTCGCGCGGCCGGCGCTCGCGGTCGGCTGGGTCGGCGTCGCGGTCGCGGCGCTCCCGACGCTCGCCGGCGTGGAGCTGTCCACGACCGCGCGGTACGCGCCGCTGGTCGCCAGCGTCGTGCTGTTCGGCCTGCCCCACGGCGCCATCGACTACGTCGCGCTCCCGCGCGCGGTCACGGGCCGCGTCACCGGGCGCTGGCTCGCCGTGGTGGGCCTTCTCTACCTCGTGCTCGGCGGCGCGTACGCGGCGGCGTGGTTCGCGTGGCCGGTCGCGTCGGCGCTAGCGTTCGTCGCGCTGACGTGGCTCCACTGGGGGCAGGGCGACGTCTACCCGCTGGCCGTGCTACTGAACGAGGATTACCTCGATTCGCGCGCGCGACGCGTAGCGACCGGCGTCGTCCGCGGCGGCCTCCCGATGCTCGTGCCGCTGCTGGGCCACCCCGAGACGTACCGCGACGTGGTCGGGGCGTTCGCCGCGCCGTTCGGCGGGAACGTGGGCGACCTGTGGCTGTTCGCGCCCGACGCACGACTCGCGCTCGGCGCCGCGTTCGCGGTCGTGACCGTCGCGACGCTGGCCGCGAACCGGCTCGCCACCGCCGAGTCGCCGCCGACCACGTGGCGCATCGACGCCGCCGAAACCGTCGGCCTCTGTGCGTTCTTCCTCGTCGTCCCGCCCGTGTTCGCGGTGGGCGTCTACTTCTGCCTGTGGCACGCCGTCCGCCACGTCGCCCGCGCGGTCGCCGTCGACGACGGCTCGCGGCGCGCGCTCGCGTCCGGCGACCTCCGTGGGCCGCTCGGCCGGTTCGCGCGCGAGGCCGCGCCGCTGACGGTCGCCGCGCTCGCGTTACTCGCGGGCTTCTGGGTCGCCGTCCCGAACCCACCCACGACCCTCGAAGGCGCGACCGGACTGTACCTGGCGTTCGTCGCGGTGTTGACCCTCCCCCACGTCGCCGTGGTGACGTGGATGGACCGCGCGGCAGGGCTGCTGTAGCGGCGGCAGCGACAGGAAACGTTTACCTCCCTCCGTCCAGAAGTCCCCGCCAAGAGAACAGATGGCCCAGGACATCAAACCCACCCGGAAGAACCTCATGGAGATCGAGGACCGCATCGAACTCTCCGAGCGGGGCCACGACACGCTCGAACAGAAGCGCGACGGCCTCATCATGGAGTTCATGGACATCCTCGACCAGGCGCAGGACGTCCGCGAGGACCTCGAAGCCAACTACGAGACCGCCCAGAAGAAGATCAATATGGCGCGCGCGATGGAGGGCGACATGTCGGTCCGCGGCGCGGCGGCCGCCCTCGAAGAACACCCCGAGATTACGGTCGAATCCCGGAACATCATGGGCGTCGTCGTCCCGCAGATCGAGTCCTCGAAGGTCCGCAAGAGCCTCGACGAGCGCGGCTACGGCATCCTCGGCACGAGCGCGCGCATCGACGAGGCCGCGGAAGCCTACGAGGAGCTCCTCGAATCTATCGTGCTCGCGGCGGAGGTCGAGACCGCGATGAAGAAGATGCTCACCGAAATCGAGACCACCAAGCGCCGCGTGAACGCCCTGGAGTTCAAGCTCCTCCCCGAACTGTACGAGGGCCAGGAGTACATCGAGCAGAAGCTCGAGGAGCAGGAGCGCGAGGAAATCTTCCGCATGAAGAAGGTCAAGGCGAAGAAAGAGGAAGACGAGGAGGAGGAAGAGGAAGCCGCGCAGGCCGCCGAGGAAGCGCTGGCTGACTGACCGGCCTCGTCCACGCCGGCTAAGTGGTGGCCGCGCCTCGTCCGGGTATGAGCTGTTCGAACTGCGGCGGCGACGAACTCTCCTTCCACGTGCCCGACGCCGTCAGTGACTACCTCCCCGACGACAGGCCGGCGGCCGCGCTGTGCACGAACTGCTTGCGGGTGTCGCCCGCCGACGACGCGCCCGCGGAGTACCCCGAGTTCGCGCGCGTCAGCGACGCGTTCCCGGCCGGCGAGAGCGGCGCCGTCGTCGCGTGCCTGCTCGCGCTGCTCGACCGGCTGGTCGTCCACCGCGGCGACGCCGAGCGGGTCGCCACCGAGGCCGAGCGCCGCGGCGTCGACGTGTTGCTCGTGCTCGACCGCCTCGCCGCCGACGACGGCCTCGACCCGCATCTCGACCT
Protein-coding sequences here:
- a CDS encoding ATP synthase subunit B, producing MKEYKTISEVSGPLVYVDIDEPVAYDEMVEIETPDGEVKRGQVLESSDEFVAIQVFEGTEGIGQDASVRFLGETLKMPVTEDLLGRVLDGSGQPIDGGPDIVPDERRDIVGEAINPHAREYPEEFIQTGVSAIDGMNTLVRGQKLPIFSASGLPHSDLALQIARQASVPEEDEGDDEDSEFAVVFGAMGITAEEANEFMDDFERTGALERSVVFMNLADDPAVERTVTPRMALTTAEYLAFEKDYHVLVILTDMTNYCEALREIGAAREEVPGRRGYPGYMYTDLAQLYERAGRIEGQDGSITQIPILTMPGDDDTHPIPDLTGYITEGQIMMDRDLDSQGVTPPVNVLPSLSRLMDDGIGEGFTREDHGDVSDQLYAAYAEGEDLRDLVNIVGREALSERDNLYLDFADRFEDEFVDQGFDTNRSVEETLDIGWELLSLFPKEELNRVDEELIEQYYVEDEAEAEEAAAAD
- a CDS encoding lycopene cyclase domain-containing protein: MHGREGALMATYLQFLAAFVAPPLAALAVLRWRDRRDEWWSLVGVGILLVLALAYTTPWDNYLIRRGVWTYGADAVVATLWLAPIEEYAFVAMQTIVAGLWVQRVADSPDPEFTPARRDAAAGALAGLAVTAAGIAFLGTASTFYLGAILAWAGPVLALQWGVGWRYLLARSRTVAVGVGAPTLYFATADRVALADGIWTISTEYATGVAVAGLPIEEGAFFLVTNLFVVQGLVLFDWVVARWA
- a CDS encoding Brp/Blh family beta-carotene 15,15'-dioxygenase gives rise to the protein MGVTRLDERVRRTLARPALAVGWVGVAVAALPTLAGVELSTTARYAPLVASVVLFGLPHGAIDYVALPRAVTGRVTGRWLAVVGLLYLVLGGAYAAAWFAWPVASALAFVALTWLHWGQGDVYPLAVLLNEDYLDSRARRVATGVVRGGLPMLVPLLGHPETYRDVVGAFAAPFGGNVGDLWLFAPDARLALGAAFAVVTVATLAANRLATAESPPTTWRIDAAETVGLCAFFLVVPPVFAVGVYFCLWHAVRHVARAVAVDDGSRRALASGDLRGPLGRFAREAAPLTVAALALLAGFWVAVPNPPTTLEGATGLYLAFVAVLTLPHVAVVTWMDRAAGLL
- a CDS encoding V-type ATP synthase subunit D, yielding MAQDIKPTRKNLMEIEDRIELSERGHDTLEQKRDGLIMEFMDILDQAQDVREDLEANYETAQKKINMARAMEGDMSVRGAAAALEEHPEITVESRNIMGVVVPQIESSKVRKSLDERGYGILGTSARIDEAAEAYEELLESIVLAAEVETAMKKMLTEIETTKRRVNALEFKLLPELYEGQEYIEQKLEEQEREEIFRMKKVKAKKEEDEEEEEEAAQAAEEALAD
- a CDS encoding DUF6276 family protein, whose translation is MSCSNCGGDELSFHVPDAVSDYLPDDRPAAALCTNCLRVSPADDAPAEYPEFARVSDAFPAGESGAVVACLLALLDRLVVHRGDAERVATEAERRGVDVLLVLDRLAADDGLDPHLDLAKRRRQLEQLI